Part of the Arvicola amphibius chromosome 17, mArvAmp1.2, whole genome shotgun sequence genome is shown below.
AAACTTCTAAGAGTAGAAAATGGGAttacatgaaatttcaaagtttcttcataaaaaggaaaaactatgaaattaaaaatatcaccATCAGAATGTGAGGAAATCTTAGACAGCTACAGATCTAACTAATGTCTCAAATATCTACAGAACTCAAGATGCACCAGATATATCACCCaatcaataaaaagacaaattaattACACTGCAatttctcatcagaaaaaaatataagtgaTCAATACACATATGTTTTAAATGTTCAATATCACCAGCAGCAATTGAAGAAATGCAAATTCTAGCCATTATACCACTATGGGTATCTGGGGAAAACTAATATGAACCACACTGAGATTCTACCTCATCCTAGTCATAATTGTTAATCCAAAATACAACTAATCCAAACATAGACACAGGAATAGGACAGGGGAATCTCTTAGTCACTACCACTGGAAATGAAAGTAATACGAAGGTTCCTCAAGCAACAGAACTACCATGCAATCTGTCTACTATAGGAACCTACCAACAGACTTGAAGGATCTAAGCAAACCACAAAGACAACTTGGTACATTAATGCTTATTGGAGCAAAAGCAACTTTCTTAGCtgggggtcatccttgaggattaATGGGGATTTCCCTAGTGCCTGTTTCTCAATAACCCAATAATGCCCCCCCCTTGTCAAGGTatcactttcttttcctctcttggaGGGATAACTTGCCCAGCCTAGATAGAGGGGGAAGGGCCATGGTCCTTCCTCAAGTGCTGTGACAGACTTTATCAACTCCCCATGGGAGATCTCACCTTCTCTAAGAAGTGAATGGGGATGGGTGGGGAGTAGAAGGCTGGAGCACGAGGATGGGAGGAAgatggaactgggattggtatgtaaaataagcctggtctacaagagctagctccaggacaggctctaaagctgcagagaaaccctgtctcgaaaaaccaaaaaaataaaaaataaaaaaaataaataaaaaagaacaagttttaaattttgtagaCACTCAATGGATTTGGAACCATAGAGATTCTTAGATAATAAAATGCTGTATGACTTTAAGTATTAGATATGTTACtccataaaaagaaatttatatttctgagttcttttaaaatacttacaGTATTTAAAACTGCAAATGTTTAATATTCATTTTGACTGTGCAGCTCATACAGCACATGTCGTGACACACTTGTGGAGATCAGACGACAATCTCTAGTGTTGCTCTTAGCATTCTTGTAgatgtcccacctggtcctgcagccttttaataccaaagaaataaaaagaggctaatattaattataaactgtttgtcctattagctcaggcttatttattaactagctcttagaacttaaattaacccagaattcttgtctatgtttagccatgtggcttggtacctttgttcAGTgaagcattcttatcttgcttcccctgtgtctggctggcgattgtttctgtgtctttcctcttccccaaattctcctagtctggttgctctgcctaaacttcttgcctggctactggcctatcagtattttattaaaccaatacaagcaacaaacCTTTGCCAtctacaagagcattgtcccacagcacattcaacattatttgtaataatgtCACCCCTTTATTCATCACCAGGAACTCAGGCCTAAAAGCATCTGTTgtttctcctgccttcacttcccagcTTCCATAGGAGAAGTGTGATTAGAGGGTCACACTACTGTAACCAGCATCAAATGGGTTCTGAGAAttagaattcaggtcctcatatttTCACGGCAAGCATGTTACTCTtggcgctgagccatctcttcagccccatacTTTGACTTGCAAAAATAATACGCAAGACCATGAAGATTCTTCATGGAACAAATACTTATATGGGCCTggaaacctgaatttgatcccctgAATCCAAGtaatagtggaaggagagaagcagctccACAAACGTCCTCAGAATCCACACATTACTGTGGCACATGcatcatgtacacatatacagactgatatttattaattaattaattaactttcaaaaataaaattaaaatattttttcattgagtaaaaatagtgatattttaaatcaatttattcACTGCATAACAAATTGAtaatacagaaaatgagaccaaatTATTTTTCACCTGgtgtaacaaaaattaattaattataagaaactgggcttggttttcttttaattagatTCTATATTTTCCTTGCAGTTTCTTTTAAGTGATTTTGATGTTTCATCGAATCTCCATAGGCCCTGCTCCCATAGATAATTCATTATTTCTGAATCTGAGCCACTGAggactctttttttatttactgtaGATATAGTACATTAATAAGTATCAAGCTTGATATTAGAAAATCCTCTCTCTGAGCAAAAGGGTTCAGAACATCAGCTCTTTCTCAAACTTCCAGACATTCCTTTGAAACTACTTTTCAGGAATAGAAGTAAGAAAATTACTTTCTTATGATGGCAGTGCATTCTTAATTAGAAACTTGAAGCAattgattaaaaacagaaaatttaaaccCCTATGTATTCCCAGACTACTATTTTTGTAGATATGAATAGATTTAGTCAGTGATCACCACAAATAAtcattttcaaattacatttaGAAGAAACCTTGTCGTTAAATAACTAAGAGAGAATGAGACTATGAACAATTGCCAGAAGTTTGAATAGGATGAATTCTGTCCTTTCAACTACTGGTTCTGTTTTGAGATTCGGATCCCATGTCTCTCTAGTTAAAGTCTTAACAGactatattaaaattaagaatGGGAACTCTAATGTAGTCCCAATTTAAATGCCATTTCAGAGTGTTTGATATTGGATAGGTATAGCCATTAATAAGGTTATTTTAAGCAACAATGAGAACTGAGGCCACAGCCCAACCCTTATTAGAGGATatgcctttcttgctaggattggttgatgaccaacagtgatgattaattccttattcccatttctgccctcaaactcctggtttaaaaaattattgataaGTTGGTATGCGCCCTAAAGACTTAAGGTAGAGCTGAGTGGTTGTTTTCCATGTGTAAACGTGTatctttgtgattcttttaagattcttTATAAGATTGCCTTTCAAGATAATCAATAAAGCGGTTGGTTCTTTCTTTGAAACTGCGAATATAAACTGTGAGTAAAAGACCTGACAGAGAAAAATAGCTTGCCTGCTCTTGCTCTGTTACTCTATGACAAGTTGTTTGGGAATGAATACATGTGGTTTCTTGGGGAGAATTTTTCCtgtgtaatatgtaaaatgttcagTCATGGAAGGATGATGTGCTGTGTTTCACATGTTTTCGTTGTCATCagtcacttgaaaaacagaatgtaaccatGTTGTAGTCTTTATATTATGGAAATTTTTGCGGGGGTATTTAAATTGTAAGGACAAAAACAAAGAGTTAGTAGGAAAACATCAGGAATGAGAGAATAAGAAAGCATAAAGATAAAATTAGatggaaaacatcaagaataaaaatagagTTAGAAGTAAAACATCCAGAATGATAGAAGGAAACCACCAGGAAAACAAGAATAGAGAATACAGAAGAATATAGAAGGaaaatagagagacagagagagagagacagagacagagacagagagacagacagagagacagagagacagacagagacagagagagtcttTCTCCTTACCCCCTCACATAGTATGGATTCTCTTTGAGCCCTGTGTTACTGGAGGCTGGATCACAGGAAATGAAAGTTAGCTAAGTATGTAACCTATTGTACAGGTTTAGTAAGTATGTAACCTATTATAAAGTTTCATTGAGTATGTAAGTATGTAACTTATTGTAAAGGTTTAGTAAGTTTGTAACCTAATGAAAAGGTTTACTGAGCATGTAACCTTTCGTAAAGGTTCAGTAAATATGTAACTTATTGAAAAGGTTTAGTGAGTATGTGACCTAATGTAAATGTTTACTGAGTATGTAACCTATTGTAAAAGTTCAGTATGTAACATATTGTAAAAGCTTAGTGACATAACATACTAATTTGACTTAAAGATACAAAGTAAAATACAATACAGGTATGGGTATGGACATCAAATATTACATTTTGGATTTGTGTTCCAGGTATACTCTGCTGTATGATTGATATGAGGAGTAATAATTATTGGAGATTTAAAGTTCAAGAAAATAGAGAGTTATGTTAACAAATGATAAAGCACAATGGGCTACACAAAGACAtcagcaagaaaaacaaatgtctcaAAATCACAAAGAAGGAAGGTGACAGATAAAACATACATGAAGCCACAAAGGTAAGCTACAAAAGAATACTATGAATGTTGTGTGGTTAAAATACTCACTCTACTCAAAGTCCataaatccaaacaaaaatttatagTGTTTGATTAATTTTACTAAAGATTTTACAATGTAAGTAACAGACAAAATGTGACTTTGGTATATTGAAAGCTGAACAAGTTAACAAAAAAAAGCATCATGGATCAGGATGCTGAAGTAGTGCAAATGTGTCTGCTTCTCACAAGCACCTCATATTTAGTGTTTCAGCCTAAAATATGgatgaatattattattatttccatgaTAACATGACAGTGAAGCTGAGATATCTTTGAAGACAGGCTTAACAGTTAAATGTGGCACTTTTACTTAATAGTTTAGATAGTGATATTTTcagtgcatttaaaaattaaaaaataatagtggtGATCTAATCAAATCACTATATAACTGATCATATAATACAATAAGCCTgccctcaaaatattttctttcttttattccagGATAAGATAACAACATAATTttgaactgaaaaattaaaaaaaagaaatggggtaATAACTAAGGACGGGATCgtttaaagaaaacatgaaagttGGTGATTATAATACTAGCCTCCAGCATGTTAGACAGCAAATAAAAGGCTATAAGAACATACTTGAAGCTATGTGtgatttttataaataacaaaaccTCAAGAAATACATGAACAGGCCAAAGAGAGGATGAGATTTGACTTCAGGATTCAGCCTCTAAGGAGGAACTAAGTCCCCTAAAGCATTAGCATCCAACACAAACTGCTTGGAAACTCACAAACTCAAAGGACAACTTAAAAAGTGATAAATTAAGAATGAGATGCataaagaagaaagcacacaTAACATTTTGAAATGTGGTGTAGATAAGGCAATTTGATTTTCTATCTCTACCCTGAAGAGACCAAAGTACCTATTTGTAGCACGTAAGCAACCGGCGTGTTTATGTCTGCAAACAGAATGAGTGAATGCATGAGTGGGGTTtcataatatttttcctttaattgctACTCCTGAACAGATAACTCTGAATTTTCAATGCAGACTAGCTAAAGGTAACAATTCAATTATGACAAACTGCACAGTAACAACATTCATCCTCCTGGGACTGACTGATGACCCAAAGCTGAAAACTCTGATCTTCATCTGTCTGTTTCTCACCTACCTGCTGAGTATAACTGGAAATCTCACGATCATCTTTCTCATCTTTATAGATTCACACCTAAAAACTGCCATGTACTTTTTCCTACAAAATTTTGCCTTCTTAGAAATCTCATTTACAACTGCTTGCATTCCCAGGTACTTATACAATATCTCAACAGGTGACAGGACAATTACGTATAATAACTGTGTCTCTCAATTATTTTTTACTGATCTTTTTGGTGTGACAGAATTTTTTCTGCTGGCCGTTATGTCCTATGACAGATATGTAGCCATCTGCAAACCCTTGCATTATATCACCATCATGAACAGCAAGATCTGTAAAAGACTTATCTTCTGTTGCTGGGCAGCTGGCTTCTTGGTGATCCTGCCACCACTTAGCCTGGGTCTCAATCTGGAATTCTGTGACTCTAATGTTATTGACCACTTTGTCTGCGATGCATACCCTCTCCTGAAGAtctcatgcacagacacatggcTCATAGAGCAGATAGTGATAGTTTGTGCGGTGCTGACATTTATCATGACCCTTGTGTGTGTGGTTCTTTCCTATGCATACATAATCAGGACCATTATCAGATTCCCTTCTGCCCAGCAGAGGAAAAAGGCCTTTTCTACCTGCTCTTCCCACATGATTGTGGTGTCCATCACTTATGGCAGCTGCATCTTCATCTACGTCAAACCTTCAGCAAAGGACTCAGTGGCTATCAACAAGGGTGTGATAGTGCTGACCACGTCCATTGCTCCCATGCTGAACCCCTTCATTTACACCTTGAGGAACAAGCAAGTCAAACAGGCCTTCCATGACTCAGTTAAAAGGGTCACACTGTTCTTCAAGAAGTAGAGAAATCTGCTACTGTAAAGAGTcaacttttcattaaaaaatatatgccatctataaaatatctttaaaaattttatcttaacTTTCTCACTGAGAAAAtttactgcatttatttttttcttttattcaaaataaatgttttaattttacataacaaccgtagttctccctccctccccttctcctgcccccttACTTCCCCTGTCTCACCCCCTTTCCACTACCTCagaggggtaaggcctcccttgaggAGTCAACACAGTCTGACATTCCAAGTTGAAGTagaaccaagcccctccccactgtatcaaggctgagcaaggtatctgaccatagggaatgggctccaaaaagccagtttacgCGCCCAGAGTAAGTCCTGGTCCCAGTGCCAGCCCCCCACATACTTATTTATAAAGTACTTATTTATAAAGTACttccaggaaataaaaatatgcctttacaccaaaaaaaaattaaaaaaaataaatgttgaagcAATCTCAATGAATAATTTTGTATATTGTCTAAGTCCAGCTTTCATGAGGACCTTGGCTCCAGGCACCATGTTCTATCTACTCCGAGTATCCTCAGGGAATTGGTTCAGGAACCCCCATGAGGCTGCTAAAATGTATGCATTAAATGGCTCAGTATttcaatataaaatgtacattctctctccttctgctcctcatcaggaccttgggagctcagtccggtgctccaaggtggggctctgtcattttcttcatctatcgtcaggtggaggttctatggtgatatgcaagaaattcatcagtatggctataggaactggccttttcaggctccctctcctcagctgcccaaggaactaactgggggcgtctccctggaaacctgggaacccctcta
Proteins encoded:
- the LOC119803486 gene encoding olfactory receptor 6C2-like, with protein sequence MTNCTVTTFILLGLTDDPKLKTLIFICLFLTYLLSITGNLTIIFLIFIDSHLKTAMYFFLQNFAFLEISFTTACIPRYLYNISTGDRTITYNNCVSQLFFTDLFGVTEFFLLAVMSYDRYVAICKPLHYITIMNSKICKRLIFCCWAAGFLVILPPLSLGLNLEFCDSNVIDHFVCDAYPLLKISCTDTWLIEQIVIVCAVLTFIMTLVCVVLSYAYIIRTIIRFPSAQQRKKAFSTCSSHMIVVSITYGSCIFIYVKPSAKDSVAINKGVIVLTTSIAPMLNPFIYTLRNKQVKQAFHDSVKRVTLFFKK